The Pyrenophora tritici-repentis strain M4 chromosome 10, whole genome shotgun sequence genome contains a region encoding:
- a CDS encoding RecQ, Superfamily II DNA helicase: MSKPSIECQYFEHVPEHSVAACRECRYAVWPDQIEGHLQKQHKVSYKEAEAVGQQVRSWAGLVQYPSELEVPTGAPKPVRQLPVYTDGMLCQFDSSCCYYVARSKEAIRKHWRKDHQGCPLVCALAVLGVKEDGWKGPEQYPPILSAVIKIARFMVVQKGLEMSGPEEDSGDETDDDLDDSAYESGPSQRRRPKGCLQLVQKMMDRFMVRGSHSPMQWMLDLRTYGLKIHYNTTTRGHVEWTNGDELLYKELHFSMAQFRGMVHGLASESRRLLTEELMFSSKAAPVPAVPWESIRDNPTDERPGWNFLKDHRTNMPVNGERWLFERVGESASIRSRFMKPGTQSGVDRQAIERYMDRVVEFREKLAVLMHITGGQPARGPELLSVRHSNTVQGGHRNIFIEDGMVVFVTRYHKGYKVSGDVKIIHRYLPREVGELVVWYMWLVLPFQQRLEALVWEKEAVSSHMWPADPSGRKWTTDRLREALKRESRIAMGQEWTFAGYREMAIGISRRFLRGSTAFQADEGEENKEWAEEQAGDSIADEQAGHTSHVAGLVYARGIMEQSGAVADRRQQFRASSTDWHRFLGFQAGLDDQRRSSKRKRAPFESEADEARVDRWQRLRKMDARAQLKRMMGEEAKFRGVQEAAIKAITAGESPVVAVMPTGAGKSLLFMLPAWAEQGGTTVVVVPLIALRGDMAQRCKKLGISCVEWQSRRPPDAAAVVTHLIDCCGLWFLNRLRATRQLDRIIIDECHIVLNRQYTFRKQMQQLGKLVAVETQMVMLTATLPPSEEDELFRRMHFERGQVRMFRAPTARSNIAYRVVRVEKERKRQEVEATVLAMVQQKVRKYKSGKIVVYGNSVPKVKGLAEKLKCHAYHHHAVGKASMLEEFMGGKQRVIVATSALGMGVDVPDIRCIVHMDWPFSVLDYAQESGRAGRDGERSEAIMMVQDGEQRAADDKQGEAEQRLVRAYVEGIDEAATCRRVMLDGYLDRREAERARCEEGEERCDVCMRADGEEMEEEEMEEEEMEEEMEEEMEEEMEEMEEVEEVEEVEEMEVVEVAEGGSSNEEEAETLEREQEEARQAFNQQQREQGGPRQRLIQQRQQEFADVEWLREPADQGVD, translated from the exons ATGTCTAAACCTAGCATCGAGTGCCAGTATTTCGAGCATGTGCCTGAGCACAGCGTAGCGGCATGCAGAGAGTGCAGATATGCAGTATGGCCAGATCAGATTGAGGGCCATCTACAGAAGCAGCATAAGGTTAGTTACAAGGAGGCTGAGGCAGTTGGACAGCAGGTTCGCAGCTGGGCTGGGTTAGTCCAGTACCCTAGTGAGCTCGAGGTGCCGACTGGTGCTCCAAAGCCTGTGCGGCaattgccagtgtatacagACGGGATGTTATGCCAATTTGACTCCAGCTGCTGCTATTATGTAGCAAGAAGTAAGGAGGCTATACGAAAGCATTGGCGTAAGGACCATCAAGGATG cccgctggtgtgcgcgttggcggtgctgggcgtcaaggaggacggatggaaggggccggagcagtacccgccgatattatcggcggtgatcaagatcgctcggtttatggtcgtgcagaagggactagaaatgtcagggcccgaggaggatagcggcgatgagacagacgacgacttagatgacagcgcgtacgagagcgggccaagccagcgacggcgtcccaaggggtgtttgcagttagtgcagaagatgatggaccggttcatggtgcgcggcagccatagccccatgcagtggatgttggatttgcggacgtatggattgaagatccattacaacactacaacccgcgggCATGTAGAGTGGACGAACGGCGACGAGCTGCTGTACAAAGAGCTGCATTTTAGCATGGCGCAGTTCCGCGGCATGGTACATGGGCTGGCTAGCGAGAGCCGGCGATTATTAACAGAGGAGTTAATGTTTAGCAGCAAGGCAGCGCCGGTGCCGGCAGTGCCATGGGAGAGCATACGTGACAACCCAACCGACGAGCGGCCAGGATGGAACTTTTTGAAGGATCATCGCACAAACATGCCCGTCAACGGCGAGAGGTGGTTATTTGAGCGGGTAGGCGAGAGCGCCAGCATCCGGagtcggttcatgaagcccgggacgcagtcaggggtagaccgacaggcaatagagcgatacatggaccgggtggtagaatttcgcgagaagctggcggtgttaatgcatataacgggtgggcagccagcgcgagggccagagctactgagcgtacggcatagcaacacagtgcaaggggggcatcgcaatatattcatcgaggacggcatggtggtgtttgtgacacggtaccacaagggatacaaagtcagcggcgacgtcaagattatccatcgatatttgccgcgcgaggtgggcgagctggtagtgtggtatatgtggctggtgttgccgttccagcagcggctcgaggcgttggtgtgggagaaggaggcagtttcgtcgcatatgtggccagcagaccccagcggccgcaagtggacgaccgatcggctgcgggaggcgttgaagcgcgagagccggatcgcgatgggccaggagtggacgtttgccgggtaccgggagatggcgattggcatcagccggcggtttttgcgtggatcgacagcgttccaggcagatgagggcgaggagaataaggagtgggctgaggagcaggcaggagattcgattgccgacgagcaggcgggccatacgtcgcacgtggcgggactggtatacgcgcgagggatcatggagcagtcaggggccgtggcggataggcggcagcagttccgggcatcgagcacggattggcatagatttttgggcttccaggcaggcttggacgaccagagaagaagcagcaagcggaagagagcgccgtttgagagcgaggcagacgaggcaagggtggatcggtggcagcggctgaggaagatggacgcgagagcgcagctgaagcgcatgatgggcgaggaggccaagttccggggggtgcaggaggcagcgatcaaagccatcacagcaggcgagagtcccgtagtagcggtgatgccgacgggggcaggcaagagcttgttgttcatgttgccggcgtgggcagagcagggcggcacgacggtggtggtagtgccgttgatcgcgttgcgtggcgacatggcacagcggtgcaagaagctagggatatcgtgcgtagagtggcagagtcggcgtccgccagacgcagcagcggtggt gacccacttaattgattgttgcggactgtggtttttaaaccggctacgagcgacgcggcagctagatcggattattatcgacgagtgccatatcgtgttaaaccggcagtacacgttccgcaagcagatgcagcagctaggtaagctagtggctgtagagacgcagatggtcatgttaacagcaacgttgccacccagcgaggaggacgagttattccggcgaatgcattttgagcgtgggcaggtaagaatgtttagggcaccaacagcacggagcaacatagcgtaccgggtggtaagggtagagaaggagaggaagagacaggaggtagaggcaacggtgttggcgatggtacagcagaaggtccgaaagtataagagcggcaagattgtagtgtacggcaactcagtgccaaaggtcaaggggttagccgagaagctcaagtgccatgcgtatcatcaccacgcggttggcaaggcaagcatgttggaggagttcatgggcggcaagcagcgggtgattgtggcaaccagcgcgttgggcatgggagtggacgtgcccgatatccggtgcattgtccacatggattggccgtttagcgtgttggattacgcgcaggagagcgggcgagccgggcgagacggggagcggagcgaggccatcatgatggtgcaggacggcgagcagcgagcggcggatgacaagcagggggaggcggagcagcggttggtgcgagcatacgtcgaaggcatagacgaggcggcgacatgtagacgggtaatgttggacgggtatttagacaggcgcgaggccgagcgagctcggtgcgaggagggagaggagaggtgtgacgtatgcatgagagccgacggggaggagatggaggaggaggagatggaggaggaggagatggaggaggagatggaggaggagatggaggaggagatggaagagatggaggaggtggaggaggtggaggaggtggaggagatggaggtggtggaggtggccgagggcggcagcagcaacgaagaagaggcggagacattggagagggagcaagaagaggcgcggcaggcgtttaatcagcagcaacgagagcaaggcggcccgcgacagagattgatacagcagcggcagcaggagttcgccgacgtcgagtggctgc gagagccagcggatcaaggagtcgattaa